One region of Lampris incognitus isolate fLamInc1 chromosome 4, fLamInc1.hap2, whole genome shotgun sequence genomic DNA includes:
- the grpr gene encoding gastrin-releasing peptide receptor: MSSEEQSGSALEECLHSNASHTRANVNLELHSSTHQAMWYTGVAIASVYSVIIAMGLVGNITLIRTFCSSASVRNVPNLFMTSLALGDVLLLLTCAPVDASRYLAEEWLFGRVGCKVIPFIQLTSVGVSVFTLTALSADRYKAIVKPLDIQTSSTTTSIVLRAALIWLLSVILAVPEAVFSDLHTFSISSTNETFITCAPYPHAGELHPKIHSMASFLIFYVIPLLVISLYYTFIARSLVKSASNLPVEGNMHASRQIESRKRLAKTVLVFVGLFAVCWLPSHVIYLYRSYHYSQVDTSLVHFVCSVAARILAFTNSCLNPFALYLLSKSFQKQFNQQLCGCCLNIFKRAALSPARFNTHMTSIRSTHHSMASLSMINGRQVYQEDWV; the protein is encoded by the exons ATGTCCTCCGAGGAGCAATCCGGTTCGGCGTTGGAAGAGTGCTTGCATTCAAATGCGTCTCATACGCGGGCAAATGTAAACCTGGAGCTCCACAGCTCCACGCACCAGGCAATGTGGTACACAGGCGTTGCCATCGCCTCTGTTTACAGCGTTATTATCGCCATGGGGCTAGTAGGTAACATCACTCTCATCAGGACCTTCTGCTCCTCGGCGTCTGTTCGCAATGTCCCCAATCTGTTCATGACGAGCCTGGCGCTTGGGGACGTCCTGCTGCTGCTGACCTGCGCGCCGGTGGACGCCAGCCGCTACCTGGCGGAGGAGTGGCTCTTCGGCCGAGTGGGTTGTAAAGTCATCCCGTTCATTCAACTCACCTCGGTCGGCGTCTCTGTCTTCACGCTCACCGCGTTGTCCGCCGACAG ATACAAGGCCATCGTGAAGCCCCTGGACATCCAGACATCCAGCACAACTACCAGCATTGTGCTGCGGGCAGCGCTCATCTGGCTTCTCTCCGTAATCCTTGCTGTTCCTGAGGCTGTGTTCTCAGACCTCCACACCTTCAGCATCAGCTCCACTAACGAAACTTTTATTACCTGCGCTCCCTATCCCCATGCTGGAGAACTACACCCCAAGATCCATTCAATGGCTTCCTTCCTCATTTTCTATGTCATTCCTTTGCTGGTCATATCATTGTACTACACCTTTATTGCCCGCAGCCTGGTCAAGAGCGCCTCTAACTTGCCCGTGGAAGGAAACATGCACGCTAGTCGCCAG ATTGAGTCAAGGAAGCGCTTGGCTAAGACAGTCCTCGTGTTTGTGGGCTTATTTGCAGTatgctggctgcccagccatgtCATCTACCTGTACCGCTCCTACCACTATTCTCAG GTGGACACCTCGCTGGTTCActttgtgtgcagtgtggcagctcGTATCTTGGCCTTTACAAACTCCTGCCTCAACCCCTTCGCCCTCTACCTGCTCAGCAAGAGTTTCCAGAAGCAGTTCAACCAGCAACTGTGTGGCTGCTGCCTGAATATCTTCAAACGGGCTGCGCTGAGCCCAGCACGTTTCAACACACACATGACCTCCATACGCAGCACACATCACTCCATGGCTAGTCTGAGCATGATCAATGGCAGGCAGGTCTATCAGGAGGATTGGGTGTAG